Proteins from a single region of Rhinatrema bivittatum chromosome 13, aRhiBiv1.1, whole genome shotgun sequence:
- the C13H15orf65 gene encoding uncharacterized protein C15orf65 homolog → MASAQALPANSSGEKTQSEAIHPCVSPGNLVFSCMMDSRAPPAKISLAKAQKILFKTTSSSYGALPAPCEMAPCTHHPMSQRFSNHLGICGMYRNYSLNTALDRSKVYDDPTLQHTL, encoded by the coding sequence ATGGCTTCTGCTCAAGCACTACCAGCAAATTCCAGTGGAGAGAAAACCCAGTCTGAAGCAATCCACCCCTGTGTAAGCCCTGGCAACCTCGTCTTCTCTTGTATGATGGACTCCAGGGCTCCTCCTGCTAAGATTTCCTTGGCAAAAGCTCAGAAAATTTTGTTCAAAACCACATCGAGCAGCTATGGAGCTCTCCCCGCTCCCTGCGAGATGGCACCCTGTACCCACCATCCAATGTCTCAACGGTTTTCAAATCACTTAGGGATCTGTGGCATGTATCGTAACTATTCCCTCAATACTGCCCTTGACAGAAGCAAGGTGTATGATGACCCAACTTTGCAGCATACCCTGTGA